AAAGAAGAGTAGGTACAGTTGTAAGAGGTCTTAGAGCACCGATGATAAAAGAAGGGGACGACATAGCGAAGATAACTGTGGAGTCTGTACTAGAGGCGGCTAAATGCGAGGGGTTCAGCCTTAGAGACAGAGACGTAATAGGGATAACAGAGTCGCTAGTTGCAAGAGCGCAGGGAAACTATGTAACTGTGGACAATATAGTTGAAGATTTGAACAGCAAGTTCAAAGGCGACGACATAGCAGTACTTTTCCCTATACTGAGCAGAAACAGATTCGCCATAATACTTAAGGCGATAGCTAGAACAGGCAAGAACGTGCATCTTTTCCTAAACTACCCATCTGACGAAGTTGGAAACCACCTTATGGACGTAGACGCAATGGACAGACTGGGAGTTGATCCATACAAGGACTTCCTGACAGAGGAGAAGTACAGGGAACTTTTCGGAGAGCATGTAAATCATCCTTTTACAGGTGTGGACTACGTTAGAATGTACAGAGAGATTTCGGAAGAGGACAATATAAAGATATACCTCACAAATGACGCAAAAGAAGCTCTTAAGTATGCAGACGATATACTTGTTGCCAACATACATGAAAGAGGAAGAACAAAGAGAATACTGAATATAGCTGGAGCCAAGAATGTACACGGCATAGATGAGATTATGAGCAGCCCTATAGATGGAAGCGGATACAACGACGAGTACGGACTGCTTGGATCTAACACTTCTACAGAGGAGAAAGTGAAACTTTTCCCTAGAGACTGCGACAAGCTTGTAAGAAGCATACAGCAGGAGATAAAGGCTCAGACAGGAAAAATGGTCGAAGTGCTTGTATATGGAGACGGGGCTTTCAAAGATCCAGTAGGAAAGATATGGGAGCTTGCAGACCCAGTTGTTTCACCAGGGTTCACAGACGGACTGCTTGGAACTCCTAGCGAGATAAAGCTGAAGTATGTAGCCGACAACGAGTTCAGCGATATGGAGTCTTCAGA
This is a stretch of genomic DNA from Andreesenia angusta. It encodes these proteins:
- a CDS encoding coenzyme F420-0:L-glutamate ligase, yielding MERRVGTVVRGLRAPMIKEGDDIAKITVESVLEAAKCEGFSLRDRDVIGITESLVARAQGNYVTVDNIVEDLNSKFKGDDIAVLFPILSRNRFAIILKAIARTGKNVHLFLNYPSDEVGNHLMDVDAMDRLGVDPYKDFLTEEKYRELFGEHVNHPFTGVDYVRMYREISEEDNIKIYLTNDAKEALKYADDILVANIHERGRTKRILNIAGAKNVHGIDEIMSSPIDGSGYNDEYGLLGSNTSTEEKVKLFPRDCDKLVRSIQQEIKAQTGKMVEVLVYGDGAFKDPVGKIWELADPVVSPGFTDGLLGTPSEIKLKYVADNEFSDMESSDMMDEIKKKIRANESAEFAEHHSLGTTPRQLTDLIGSLCDLTSGSGDKGTPIILVQGYFDNLASE